A genomic window from Ischnura elegans chromosome 10, ioIscEleg1.1, whole genome shotgun sequence includes:
- the LOC124166763 gene encoding uncharacterized protein LOC124166763 — protein sequence MSPRSHILAESEDEERWEEMSQVSTSSSEGGERQEAATQESGSPIAERERAIEASTPESTEEQRYPSTTESQAAARQRSPYLLRPRPTPTPPEPLGVREGTPRRTPASCLPSESSTLREYAHSSEGREEDASALASPISTPRTPAHTAEGRGDSRSNDADDNILISPTHPARSPYLLRSQTGPSSEGKTIQWVKQTRPIIN from the exons ATGTCCCCCCGATCCCATATATTGGCCGAGTCGGAGGACGAAGAACGGTGGGAGGAAATGAGTCAGGTGTCGACATCGTCATCGGAGGGCGGAGAGAGACAGGAAGCGGCGACCCAAGAGTCTGGATCGCCAATAGCCGAGAGAGAACGAGCAATAGAGGCCTCCACGCCGGAGAGCACGGAGGAGCAGAGATACCCGTCGACGACCGAGTCGCAAGCAGCTGCCCGGCAAAGGAGCCCTTATCTCCTGAGGCCCCGACCTACCCCTACGCCTCCAGAGCCGTTGGGTGTACGAGAGGGCACTCCCCGTAGAACCCCAGCGAGCTGCCTACCCAGCGAGAGCAGTACTCTAAGAGAGTACGCACATTCCAGTGAAGGCCGTGAAGAAGATGCCAGTGCCCTTGCTTCTCCCATTTCCACACCCCGTACGCCAGCTCATAccgcggaaggccgcggagacaGCAGAAGTAACGACGCAGATGACAACATCCTTATCTCTCCAACCCATCCCGCCCGCTCTCCCTATCTTTTGAGGTCGCAAACCGGACCGTCCTCAGAAGGGAAGAC GATTCAATGGGTGAAGCAGACGAGGCCTATAATCAATTAG